A stretch of the Aegilops tauschii subsp. strangulata cultivar AL8/78 chromosome 4, Aet v6.0, whole genome shotgun sequence genome encodes the following:
- the LOC141021273 gene encoding uncharacterized protein, translating into MSAPQPFVNADRDPLEDPDFFNSHSTAPTSTSRTSLQKIFNLDNVDLRIFNMSRNTLPRISVFKLSSFRRMILQCSNPSKQIEDYSNVRIRPAADICYKRALWDSTPDIQTPRVITKPTLSNHPSLQQTPPQQNLRQSGPSLSTGSSGQSRTNTNAPAQLFRSPRPSSANDFAIHMKDNYPNLVYTEVGIVLKKHNAITFKMIYDARENVFTTTKKDTSVTFWAERNFLLSYI; encoded by the exons ATGTCTGCACCACAGCCCTTCGTCAATGCAGATCGAGACCCTCTTGAAGATCCAGATTTCTTCAACTCACACTCCACCGCCCCAACCTCAACATCTCGAACGTCTCTTCAGAAG ATTTTCAACCTTGACAATGTTGATTTAAGAATTTTCAACATGTCCCGCAACACACTCCCAAGGATATCTGTATTCAAACTATCATCTTTCCGTAGGATGATCCTACAGTGCAGCAACCCTTCAAAGCAGATCGAAGATTACTCAAATGTCCGA ATTCGCCCAGCTGCTGATATTTGCTACAAACGAGCTCTTTGGGATTCTACACCAGACATTCAGACTCCTAGAGTAATTACAAAACCTACACTAAGCAACCACCCAAGTCTGCAGCAGACTCCTCCTCAACAGAATCTACGCCAGTCCGGTCCTTCCCTTAGCACTGGATCATCGGGACAGAGCAGGACCAACACAAATGCACCCGCACAACTTTTTCGCAGTCCGCGTCCATCAAGTGCGAATGACTTCGCTATTCACATGAAGGATAACTATCCTAATTTG GTATACACCGAGGTTGGTATAGTGTTAAAAAAGCACAACGCCATAACATTCAAGATGATATATGATGCTAGAGAAAATGTATTCACTAcaacaaaaaaagacacatccgtgacattttgggccgaacggaattttcttctgtcatacatatga